The window atgtcaccgtggttgtttaatatatttatagatggggttgtaagagaagtaaatgcgagggtcttggcaagaggcgtggagttaaaagataaagaatcacacacaaagtgggagttgtcacagctgctctttgctgatgacactgtgctcttgggagattctgaagagaagttgcagagattggtggatgaatttggtagggtgtgcaaaagaagaaaattaaatgtgaatacaggaaagagtaaggttatgaggataacaaaaagattaggtgatgaaagattggatatcagattggagggagagagtatggaggaggtgaacgtattcagatatttgggagtggacgtgtcagcggatgggtctatgaaggacgaggtgaatcatagaattgatgagggaaaaagagtgagtggtgcacttaggagtctgtggagacaaagaactttgtccttggaggcaaagaggggaatgtatgagagtatagttttaccaacgctcttatatgggtgtgaagcgtgggtgatgaatgttgcagcaaggagaaggctggaggcagtggagatatcatgtctgagggcaatgtgtggtgtgaatataatgcagagaatttgtagtttggaagttaggaggaggtgcaggattaccaaaactgttgtccagagggctgaggaagggttgttgaggtggtttggacatgtagagaatggagcaaaacagaatgacttcaagagtgtatcagtctgtagtggaaggaaggcggggtaggggttggcctaggaaaggttggagggagggggtaaaggaggttttgtgtgcgaggggcttggacttccagcaggcatgcgtgagcgtgtttgataggagtgaatggagacaaatggtttttaatacttgacgtgctgttggagtgtgagcaaagtaacatttatgaagggattcagggaaaccggcaggccagacctgagtcctggagatgggaagtacagtgcctgcactctgaaggaggggtgttaatgttgcagtttaaaaactgtagtgtaaagcacccttctggcaagacagtgatggagtgaatgatggtgaaagtttttctttttcgggccaccctgccttggtgggaatcggctagtgtgataataaaaaataaattttttagaaAAGTCTTCTTTCACCATTAAAGAGAAAacattattgtggctagctggtccagtggctaacgcgacggtctggagttttgagactcagatcgcgggttctatccccacccgtggtatggtttgtgagcAACATATTACACAAAGAAAAAGCATAACAGGTATATATAAGTATGTAAAAATTCACTGAACCTTAATGTTTTTGTAAATAGGACAAAAACACCATATTAACAAATTCCTGTTTATTAGATGGTGCCTGGcaatgaaaataaaaattaaaataagtTATTTATTTTTGTCACTCAATATTATATTCAATAAAGGGTTTATAGTCAATTACAAATACATGACTTTACCTGATGAAATCAGACATTGTAATTTGTGTACCCCAAAGGAAATAAAATGACAAGCATTTTGAATCATAAAAAATATACGAGGTCTATCAACAGAACTGAAAGGTCATCATGACTTATTTGTTCAATTAACCAAGACATTTGGGTACTGCATGAATGTACAACAAACATTATTAACAAATCACTTTGATATACATTATGGGTaacttttttaaatatattttaagaagCAAAACTAACCTCATGGCAAATTAACTGCAGGACTCAATGCCCCAATGACAAAATTTCTCATGGTATAGCCTTAATATAAAAAACATTACAAAGAACTATGGTGCATGCAGGAGTCTGCTTCAGTTAAGCAGCTGAATGGAGAATCTGCAAGGAAATGAATTGGTATACTGATTACCTAAATATAACTGAACCTCAAGTATTTTCTTAAGTACAAAGCTTTTAGTGTCTTTTAAATACACAGTGTACTATATACAATAAAATAAAGGAATTCCCTTTTTACAAATACTAATTTTTAAATCAAACTAAGTTTGTCTATCAAAATCAAATCCTGGTTGGTTGAACATTCATTGTGCAAACAGTACATTATGTTACTGAACATGTTTTCACTTGGCTCACTTTACACAAGATTTTAATTAATTCTGGTCACATATTCCTTGATCATGCATGCTATCAATTTTGCCAGTTACAATATTAAAAAAGTAGAcaaatgtatttaaaaaaaaaaaatccccctttttttttatggGTCTGCATCATCAAACTGCCCAGTTTCCATGGCTTCCTCGCCATCCATGTCTCCATTCCTCACTTCATTACTTGCAACACTTCCATCAGGTACTACAGACTCCGGGCCTGCTGAAGAAAGTATTTGGCATTCTAATAGATGACTGCAACTGTTTACGTGGGTATTCAAAAAAATTATAAGAACAGCAGCATCAAAATAGTGACAAAATAAAAAACTCAAAACTGCGTTCATCAAAACAATACAAGAGAAGTGTGTAAGATTACCTATTTGTGATTACCTAATTGTAATTACAGAAGAAGAGTCTCACTTATGGAGTACCACCTAGTGTTTATGGTCTCATTTTCCTGGATCTCTTCTGATAATTTAACCACCAAttgtgaagaaatattttctagtTTCCTTTTAACACtacattttcctcatttaaaatgTGGGCCTTTTGTTGTTTTTAGAGGAAGTACCAAGAAATCTCCATCTATTTTTTCAGTGTTTCATCTTGTCATTATCTGTTTGCAGCTACAAGAGTAGGTGTCTATTTTTTTTGGTgtttaatacatttttttttatcaagttcCAACTGTTGCAGCATTTCCTACATCCTCTCATTATGCACTCTTCTCTTATTACTCCATGAAGAAGAGTGCTTTAGTACATCTTTGACGCTACTCTTTCTGTTTACAACTTTGCTTCTCTCTCACCATGTCGAAGATAGGATAAATCTATTATCTACTTTTGTATCCTTTTATAACCCTACATGTGGTTATGTCTACAGATCAGTTACAGTTCAATGAAAAAGAATGCTCAAGTTTTGTGTGCAAAGCAATAGTCCTTTAATAATTGGTGGGacaagcacttttcaaacaccaGATTCAACAGGCTGCAATGCAGGAGCTGATTTTGGCCAACAGGTCCCTGATATTAGTGCACAAAAACACCTAGGGCAATCAGTTGACCACAGACTTGGCTACCAAAGTTATAGTACTGTAGTAGTGATAAAAGGCAGTGGTGGCACTGACAGTAGTAGTATTCAATGAACAAATCCAATTATCACTTGTATTTATGAAATGTGCTTTTTGGATGATTAACATGTGCTGTAGATAGTATTATATAGATTTATTTAGGTTAAAGCAACCTGACCTAAAATAGCTATACAGTATTTGATTTTGTAACAGACTTATATCATTAAGATAGTGAGGCATTGAAATGTGCGAGAAAATGAATCATGCCATACAAGGATATGTAGTTAAGCCTTAAATAACTAGAAAGAATTAATGTTACGAATAATAGCCTTGATTTACTGTCAGCCCCTCTGCTAAATCTCCAACTTTCCAGTTTGGCTCTAAgtactttttctttttctttgatCCTTCAGTAACTTGagctaaactttttttttttcccccccattTCCACTTTCTGGGAATAAATTTGAATAAATTTTTCATATACTGCAGCACTTGGGGAATGGTAAGTAATcagctttgatccaaggaagggcagttccaattccatagatcaagagccttcaccaacatcaaaggTTTCACTAATATTGTCAAGTCTCTTCCTTTCTTGTTTTCCTTCCTCCAAACTAAGTAATTATCCTTGAGTACTAGCTCatttacaatacacaaataaccagcacataaaagagagaagcttacgacgacgtttcggtccgacttggaccattgacaaagtcacactaaccagaggtggagcaggacggctatatataggcaggaagaggtggtggtggtagtagtagtagtatgtagtagtacaagaattgtatataataccgacaagatgaaattaagacacatgcacaacacccgggcatccccatcgtagacgtttcgccatccagccagccactggaaggcgaaacgtccacaactaagacaaccagacgctgcacatgtgtcctaatttcatcagtagttgtagtagtagtagaagaagaagaggtagtagtggtagtggtagaagtgggaaataaggatgacgagccagtcaaatacaaaggaaggggagcactgcaagagctagatgcccacagagggagagcaagcgcacagaggtgcatgaaaggggaagtggtgaaataaatgaagaaggaacagaaacacgagacaggagagagaaagacaacccagaggagaaaaggaaagaggaaaggggaagaggaagaagaaaaagaaaaagaaaaaatgaggattcaggttaagtcacgggtgttctgaagtttggagcattttacaatgtagtgggagaggaaggcatctacagagacgaagccagggctaaggttcatacaaggaaagttgtgtattagagaggattcaactagacggcaactgttcgagttggaagtagggaagacagttttagcagaagaccagtcaataagatggctatgatctctgacgtgacagaaaagagcattgttagtgtcggcaagtctctgggttgtctttctctctcctgtctcgtgtttctgttccttcttcatttcaccacttcccctttcatgcacctctgtgcgcttgctctccctctgtgggcatctagctctcttgcagtgctccccttcctttgtatttgactggctcgtcatccttatttcccacttctaccactaccactactactacctcttcttcttctactactactacaactactgatgaaattaggacacatgtgcagcgtctggttgtctttgttgtggacgttttgccatccagtggctggctggacggcgaaacgtctacgatggggatgcccgggtgttgtgcgtgtgtcttaatttcatcttgttggtattatatacaatttttgtactactactactaccaccacctcttcctgcctatatatagccgtcctgctccacctctggttagtgtgactttgtcaatggtccaagtcggaccgaaacgtcgtcgtaagcttctctcttttatgtgcgggttatttgtgtatcgttccagtcacggtattgtgccttttttatttagTTACtcatttacaatttttttttattagttaaGCTCACTGGGTAAAGCTTTTTCCTCATTTATAATGTCCCTTAATACTAGTCTTTCAGAGGTTACTAAATCAATGTTTGTATGTGAATCTAAGCGTGTGCATTTCcttctattttttatttttttttggtttCTTATCCACCCTCTGTTAATCTCCTTGAAAAACTATTGGACAGGAGAGTTCAGCCATTAGAAATTTTTTTATCGTTGATACTATTTCATTATTTAATCCTTTGACAGTCTATatacatacagtactgtatattgaCACAGTAAGCCTGATTATGGGATTGTGAGGGTTTAACGTCTGCACAATAAGACTGATGAGATTATGAGGGTTTAACCCTTGCATAACCGAGGCAAAAAAATCACCGAGTCAGCAAGTGCTGTAGAACCATAGTGCATAATGTAGTTACTCAATAGTTCTTCACTGACTGTCTAAATCACTAACAAAGCCAGCATTACCAAGGAGTGGGTTACAGCTCTAAAACTACTAACCCACCAGACCAGTGCTTTCAGAAGACTGCTCTGCAGCCTCCATTGCATGAATTTAAATGATTGGTGGGTTATTTGATGAATTTTGATGAGAAACGCATCAGATATGATCAAGGGGAATGAGAGGTCAGGTAATTTTTGAGCAAGCCTTGAAGCTTGAGCAGACCACACATTTCACAAACTCTTCACACGGTGTAAACTCAGTTGTTTCAGCTGCTGCCTAGAATTTGTGTAGTGTACAATATAAACTTGTATCACCTAAGTTATAGAAAGTGAAACTGTCACCAGCCAATGATGACAAGGGTCTCTTGAGTGAGCATCTTCCAAATACATTACCATAAGTACAATGGAGcaacatatacacatactaatgattttttattaaaactaCATATTACTAAGTTGGGTCTATAGTTTTGAAGATCTTTCTTATTAGCATTTTCAAATACTACCATATTATTTACTATTTTCCATTTATCTACAAGTTTACCTCCTGTACTTAATTCTCAAAGAGCACATAATATACAATTTCACATTCACTGAAAATCTAGGGTGATACCATGTCTGGTTCTTATTACTTTCATCTTTATCAGAAAAAAAATCTTTACATCATCTCTGATAATTTATAGCACTATTTCATTTCTCTGCTGGGGACAAAAGTATAATTCATTAATAtcatttcttgaaaatattttgaAATGCCTTAGATTCGACAAGACTTGCAATAACCTTAAATCTATGTAATTTTTCTCTTGAATAGATGGTTTCATTTTTAAGTCTCTCTCCTCTTCTTAGCTTATAACTGTAGTACACTCCTTACACAATTTTCATATGATGAAATTCTCATTTAAATCTATTGGGAAATGGGTTGAGGTAGTTTCTATATTAGTTTCAAGTGTTTAGAGAAGAAAATGCTGAAGTTGATGAACAGGCTTGATTTACTGCATTGGTAATATGCTTTCTTTGTTGACTGAACTCAGGATCCATTCAGGTTTATCAGAAAAATGTAATCTTGTGTGCAAGTGGTGTATGCAGCCAGTCAGAAAGGTGGATTACAGGGTAGTTAAGTGATGTTTGTTTGCTTAAGACTGCCTAATACAGCTTGCTTTctacttttctattttttttttttaataatagatGATTAACTAAATGCACACCCTTCCTTGCAAAAGTAATTCTCTCAAATTCACAGCCCATTCTGGGAAATCCCCTTTCTTGAAGTCATGTAATTTTGAATCTTTCTGACATTTCAAATGCCttaagttataaaaaaaaaagctttctTGTTAATTTTTTTAGCCAAGATCCAAATAAAATCCTTCCTTGGCAATCCTATGCAATTTTGAACAATTAAAACTGATTCTCACCACCTTCCAGGTTGTCTTCAGAGGAACTAGGCATATGATATCCATTTTCACTCACTTCATACTCtccttcatcttcatcatcatcatcttctccaACATCTGTAAAACAATATTCATGATTAATACCTAGTAAAACAATATTCATGATTAATACCTAGTATGTCAACTAGGTAAATACAGTTAGAGTGCATGTCTTGCAATTAGTGAATAAATGATTAAGCCTCCCCACTCCTTGCACTAAACCAAACGCAGGTTTTTCACTTCACAtacaaacataaaataaaaataaataaattcatATAAAACTGATAAACTCAAGATTTTCACACTAAAATATTGCCCTCCAAAACAATAATGTTTTTGTTAATTTTCAACTGatccattgttcattatgttcaagtGTTTTTTCTGCTTTTCCAGTTTTTAAAGAACAGCTGAATAAGGGAAGGGTGACTGATGCcacattttaaggtaagtattgtatgTACTGTGCATATTGATTTTGTGTCTTTTTTTACACCTAGTTGCACTGAACActgaatatgatagtgtaaacatgttatcaggagtTTTAGACACATTTGGTATTGAATAAAGAGCTCTTTTCCACTCGCCAATGATTTTCACTTATTATCGGGAGTCAGGAACCTTACAGCAGTAAAAATGGGGCCCCTCATGTACACTGCAAACAGAAATTAAATTTCTGCAAAAATGTAATAATTCTTACTTTCATCTGACTGCTGATCCTCTGGATCTGGGTGGAGAAGCTGACAGTCATTGAGGGCCTTGTACATGGGCTCCAGCGAGACATGGTCAGATGGTACAAACCGAACCTCAGTCATGGCTGATTCATCGTCTTCACCATCAGAGTCAGAATCTCCATCATTCAATGCATTGGCTGAAATTATTAGTAATTAAGAGAAAATACATAAAATTATTGTAATGCGATATCCTAACACAAGAGCAGTTAATAATGCCTAATTTCCTCTTGATTTTGCCCTAAAGCAAGATTTTTCAATTTGAGCCTTTTCTGACATGCAAATAAAAAACTTACAAAGTCTTTTTCACACAAATGGCTCCCATTTTTCAATTTGCCAAAAGATTTTACTGGTCACAAGCCTTTAACACACAGATCTGGATATCAAGAGTTTATGTATGAAAACATGCTCAACTGACCTCTTGAACACTggatggttaaaaaaaaaaaaactataaatcTAGTTGCCTCCCTCATTTCCCTAATAAAATCTGAAAAGGTATACATAGTTTTTTTTACAGACATAATTGCATAAAAAAAAATGCTCATGTACCATAAAATGCTATTTTGGTTATATTCCACTGTTTCAACCAGTGTACTTATGGCTACCTGTATTTTATAAATCACTGCTTCATGAGTAGGAAcacatctcaattactgggaatacTTAAGTTCCTAaatctgtactccctagaatgcaggagggagagatacatgattatatatacctggaaaatcctaaagggattagTGCCAaagttgcacacgaaaatcactccctacgaaagcaaaagactcagcagatggTGCAAAATCCCCAAATGAAAaacacaacaagtgtcaggggcccaagactgttcaactgcctcccagcatacatcaggggaattaccagtagacccctggttgtcttcaagcaggtgctggacaggcatctaaagtcagtacctgaccagccgggttgtcgTTCCTAAGTTggattatgtgcggccagcaataacagcctggttgatcaggccctgatccaccatggggcctggtcacagaccaggctgtgggggcgttgaccccagaacactctccaggtatacacctcaGCTACTgtaattacattcatggggaagcactaaactcaaaGGTTATACATTGCCTGGGAGGAATGGGATGCATtccaggttcaatccaaggaagagaaaggtccaattccttggatcaagagtccctcaatagcatcaaggaacctcccttgaggagaagGGATACACTAGAAGTTGGTAAAAATCAACTTTAGCACTAAGAGATACAAATGAATACTGTAGCCTATTTAAACTACAGATGCTCTAAATATAGAAGGTGCCCTCAAAAAGCTGCAGGACTGCCGcaaaaaaaatacatacatatatatacagtataggcTTACCTAATTGCCTGGTCAAAGTTGTGTCCCTCAAAGTACACTCTTTGGGAGGCTAGACACTGACCCCCCCTGCCTCTGTCATCTCTCAAAACATTTCTGGAACTATTCTTTCCCAATGGTGTCTAACATGGGCAATGATTCTGTATACATCTCCTCCAcatcattaaccccttcagggtccaaggcccaaatctgaagtggtgccccagtgtccaagaattttaaacaaaaaaaatttgttattttttcttatgaaatggtagagaatctttttgtgaatgtaataaaagaaaaagtacgaaatttgatggaaaattaacgaaattatgctctcgcaaattttgatgtgtcagcgatatttacgaagcggcaattttgctgactttgactcccattttaggccaattacattattccagtcaaccaaattcttagctatttcactagtattacttcattctatcgattgagcacaagaaatcgccaagtcaactgtttcaactgcaaattaaagtgatcggaaattgttaatttggccaatttaacacaaagttcaaaatattccaatttcaaaatagggtccagaataaacaatgtaggtattcctggagctatactaacatttcctctgttcattagttacgttttgaggctttacaaataaattccattttgattttttattcacataatgaaggaggggtgttaatgttgcagtttaaaaactgtagtgtaaagcacccttctggcaagacagtgatggagtgaatgatggtgaaagtttttctttttcgggccaccctgccttggtgggaatcggccagtgtgataataaaataaaaaaaaataaaataatgaatttttattcacaccaaaaaatagaagatttactgttatgcaatactgtaataattgtataaatatcatcaccatatttgtgaatgcatattagacccaccagctggcgtgtattagacgtgtgaggtcatttgtttactcttgaatatcggcaaaaatttaacatttctgctactttgagctcagtttcaagccatttccagtgctaaaaccaatcaaaattatctctatttctgtaatatgtcttccattctatcaaacgagaccaagaaatcgcaaatattttttattatttattatcacactggccgattcccaccaaggcagggtggcccgaaaaagaaaaactttcaccatcattcactccatcactgtcttgccagaagggtgctttacactacagtttataaactgcaacattaacacccctccttcagagtgcaggcactgtacttcccatctccaggactcaagtccggcctgccggtttccctgaaccccttcataaatgttactttgctcacactccaacagcacgtcaagtattaaaaaccattcgtttccattcactcctatcaaacacgctcacgcacgcctgctggaagtccaagcccctcgcacacaaaacctcctttaccccctccctccaacctttcctaggccgacccctaccccgccttccttccactacagactgatacactcttgaagtcattctgtttcgctccattctctctacatgtccgaaccacctcaacaacccttcctcagccctctggacaacagttttggtaatcccgcacctcctcctaacttccaaactacgaattctctgcattatattcacaccacacattgccctcagacatgacatctccactgcctccagccttctcctcgctgcaacattcatcacccatgcttcacacccatataagagtgttggtaaaactatactctcatacattcccctctttgcctccaaggacaaagttctttgtctccacagactcctaagtgcaccactcacccttttcccctcatcaattctatgattcacctcatccttcatagacccatccgctgacacgtccactcccaaatatctgaatacattcacctcctccatactctctccctccaatctgatatccaatctttcatcacctaatctttttgttatcctcataaccttactctttcctgtattcacttttaattttcttcttttgcacaccctaccaaattcatccaccaatctctgcaacttctcttcagaatctcccaagagcacagtgtcatcagcaaagagcaactgtgacaactcccactttgtgtgtgattctttatcttttaactccacacctcttctcaagaccctcgcatttacttctcttacaaccccatctataaatatattaaaaaaccacggtgacatcacacatccttgtctaaggcctacttttactgggaaataatttccctctttcctatgtactctaacttgagcctcactatcctcgtaaaaactcttcactgctttcagtaacctacctcctacaccatacacttgcaacatctgccacattgcccccctatccaccctgtcatacgccttttccaaatccataaatgccacaaagacctctttagccttatctaaa of the Cherax quadricarinatus isolate ZL_2023a chromosome 79, ASM3850222v1, whole genome shotgun sequence genome contains:
- the icln gene encoding methylosome subunit pICln isoform X3, which encodes MMLLPDLPPPVEGIRHLQRDTQAFMNQRELGSGTLYIAESRVSWAKDGVNEGFSLQYPHIAIHAISRDVSSFAHPCLYLMVDAKLDSSAANALNDGDSDSDGEDDESAMTEVRFVPSDHVSLEPMYKALNDCQLLHPDPEDQQSDENVGEDDDDEDEGEYEVSENGYHMPSSSEDNLEGDSPFSCLTEADSCMHHSSL
- the icln gene encoding methylosome subunit pICln isoform X1, giving the protein MMLLPDLPPPVEGIRHLQRDTQAFMNQRELGSGTLYIAESRVSWAKDGVNEGFSLQYPHIAIHAISRDVSSFAHPCLYLMVDAKLDSSAANALNDGDSDSDGEDDESAMTEVRFVPSDHVSLEPMYKALNDCQLLHPDPEDQQSDENVGEDDDDEDEGEYEVSENGYHMPSSSEDNLEGGPESVVPDGSVASNEVRNGDMDGEEAMETGQFDDADP
- the icln gene encoding methylosome subunit pICln isoform X2, with amino-acid sequence MMLLPDLPPPVEGIRHLQRDTQAFMNQRELGSGTLYIAESRVSWAKDGVNEGFSLQYPHIAIHAISRDVSSFAHPCLYLMVDAKLDSSAANALNDGDSDSDGEDDESAMTEVRFVPSDHVSLEPMYKALNDCQLLHPDPEDQQSDENVGEDDDDEDEGEYEVSENGYHMPSSSEDNLEGAGPESVVPDGSVASNEVRNGDMDGEEAMETGQFDDADP